A genomic region of Papaver somniferum cultivar HN1 chromosome 7, ASM357369v1, whole genome shotgun sequence contains the following coding sequences:
- the LOC113297247 gene encoding uncharacterized protein DDB_G0283697-like — MVKENLSESESDGNSSKSSSEEVEEFTDNDDDDNEKGNDGMTEYEKQRLSRIQENRARLEALRLPNLAATLSSGSKGKIKQHEQKKGKVGKKSKKDDDDDYVQPSDSEEEIRVSSSYSTSGEDSNEEEFNQINKAGSSRSRRPKGKNIHSPKRRKGKKQLRRKKKNISESDFICDEEKALMQAIALSLEGSEAVNQEPLQYSKTKADADLTKRKGGGKVKENDERRKRIKPNTSRVQMTEDQVIIRFFQFDEAGKGSITKRDLQRVATEHDFSWSDEEMAAMIHCFDSDGDGKLSLEDFRKITYRCNLVQSHANSSIV, encoded by the exons ATGGTAAAGGAAAATCTTTCTGAATCAGAATCTGATGGAAACTCTAGTAAATCGAGTTCCGAAGAGGTCGAAGAATTTACAGATAATGATGATGACGATAATGAGAAAGGGAATGATGGAATGACAGAATATGAGAAGCAGAGATTGTCCAGGATTCAAGAGAATAGGGCAAGATTGGAAGCTTTACGGTTACCAAATCTCGCTGCTACTTTATCTTCTGGTTCCAAAGGGAAAATAAAACAACATGAACAGAAAAAGGGGAAAGTAGGGAAGAAAAGCAaaaaggatgatgatgatgattatgtacAACCATCTGATAGcgaagaagaaattagggttagttCTTCTTATTCTACAAGCGGAGAAGACTCGAACGAAGAAGAATTTAATCAAATTAACAAAGCTGGTAGTTCCCGTTCTCGTCGTCCTAAG GGAAAAAACATACACTCTCCAAAAAGGAGAAAAGGTAAGAAACAACTTCggcggaagaagaagaatataagTGAATCAGATTTCATTTGTGATGAGGAAAAAGCTCTAATGCAG GCGATTGCTCTTTCGCTTGAGGGCTCAGAAGCTGTGAATCAAGAGCCTCTTCAGTATTCTAAAACAAAGGCTGATGCTGATCTAACTAAAAGAAAAGGTGGAGGCAAAGTCAAGGAAAATGATGAAAGGAGAAAAAGAATAAAGCCG AATACGAGCCGGGTGCAGATGACGGAGGATCAGGTGATCATTCGCTTCTTTCAGTTTGATG AAGCGGGGAAAGGGAGTATAACTAAAAGAGATTTGCAAAGAGTAGCAACTGAACATGATTTTTCATGGTCCGATGAGGAGATGGCTGCTATGATTCATTGCTTTGATAGTGATGGAGATGGAAAG CTAAGTCTTGAAGATTTTCGAAAAATTACGTACCGATGCAATTTAGTACAAAGCCATGCAAATTCTTCGATTGTCTGA